In Arachis stenosperma cultivar V10309 chromosome 1, arast.V10309.gnm1.PFL2, whole genome shotgun sequence, one DNA window encodes the following:
- the LOC130973056 gene encoding two-component response regulator-like APRR2 isoform X1, with translation MVCTVNDLQQWKDFPKGLKVLLLEGDAASAAEIKPKLEAMDYNVSAFCDENEALSAISSRSESFHIAIVEVSINSGQGGFKFLENAKDLPTIMTSNDHCLSTMMKCIALGAVEFLHKPLSEDKLRNIWQHVVHKAFNASASVMSESLKPVKESVVSMLQLQTDNEQQESTYTDDDPDAGSDKYPAPSTPQLNQGSRLMDDGDCQEQTNCSIEKESGEHDGEGESKSVETTCGNLNSESNNTNEPMNTEKTLVKNLTEDSRDGNHDSSVYKHTNDKVLSSDDGNTKSSNKVDSCTLKAHRKKMKVDWTPELHKKFVKAVEQLGLDQAIPSRILDLMKVEGLTRHNVASHLQKYRMHKRQILPKEEGRKWLNQRDQMQRSYCLQQRPIMAFPPPNHSNHTLSPAPVYPMWRQSGGQAAAMPVWGPPGYPLWHPTESWHWKPLPGLQMHADAWGCPVLPPPQAPHPCFSYPLNVPGMHHTSAVDYKSIMPQSSLDLHLAEEVVDKVVKEAISKPWLPLPLGLKPPSTDSVLAELSRKGISTIPPCSKRS, from the exons ATGGTTTGCACTGTCAATGATTTACAACAATGGAAGGATTTCCCAAAGGGACTCAAGGTTCTTCTCCTTGAAGGAGACGCCGCTTCCGCGGCCGAGATAAAACCAAAGCTTGAAGCCATGGACTATAATG TTTCTGCTTTCTGCGACGAGAATGAAGCCTTATCAGCGATCTCAAGTAGATCCGAAAGCTTCCACATTGCCATAGTGGAG GTGAGTATAAACAGCGGCCAAGGAGGTTTCAAATTTCTTGAGAATGCCAAGGATTTGCCAACCATTA TGACTTCAAACGATCATTGCCTGAGCACCATGATGAAATGCATAGCG CTCGGTGCAGTTGAGTTCCTTCACAAACCTCTCTCCGAGGACAAGCTTCGAAATATATGGCAGCATGTGGTTCACAAG GCATTCAATGCTAGTGCAAGTGTTATGTCCGAATCGCTAAAACCGGTCAAAGAATCTGTAGTATCCATGTTGCAGCTCCAAACAGACAATGAACAACAAGAAAGTACATATACTGATGATGATCCTGATGCTGGAAGCGATAAGTATCCGGCTCCATCGACCCCCCAATTGAATCAGGGATCGAGATTGATGGACGACGGCGATTGTCAAGAGCAGACTAATTGCTCAATAGAAAAGGAGAGTGGGGAACATGATGGAGAAGGAGAATCGAAATCCGTCGAAACTACATGTGGAAATTTGAATTCTGAAAGTAATAATACTAATGAACCAATGAACACTGAAAAGACTTTGGTCAAGAATTTAACGGAAGATTCTAGAGATGGGAACCATGATAGTTCTGTTTATAAGCATACAAATGATAAGGTTCTTAGCAGCGATGATGGTAATACAAAATCTTCAAATAAAGTGGATTCATGCACGTTGAAAGCTCATCGGAAGAAGATGAAA GTAGACTGGACACCGGAGCTGCACAAAAAATTTGTGAAAGCGGTGGAACAACTAGGCCTTGACCAAGCCATTCCATCTCGAATACTGGATCTAATGAAAGTGGAGGGATTGACAAGGCATAATGTTGCAAGTCATCTTCAG AAATATAGAATGCATAAGAGACAAATATTGCCCAAGGAAGAAGGTAGGAAATGGCTAAATCAAAGGGATCAAATGCAAAGGAGCTATTGTCTTCAACAACGACCAATAATGGCGTTTCCACCACCGAATCATTCCAATCACACCCTTTCGCCAGCTCCTGTATATCCCATGTGGAGGCAATCCGGTGGCCAAGCAGCAGCTATGCCGGTTTGGGGCCCTCCCGGTTATCCTCTGTGGCATCCTACGGAAAGTTGGCACTGGAAGCCGCTTCCCGGG TTGCAGATGCATGCGGATGCATGGGGATGCCCGGTTCTGCCACCTCCTCAGGCTCCTCATCCTTGCTTTTCCTACCCTTTG AATGTTCCCGGCATGCACCATACTAGTGCTGTGGATTACAAGTCTATCATGCCACAGAGTTCCCTTGATCTTCATCTG
- the LOC130973056 gene encoding two-component response regulator-like APRR2 isoform X2, whose product MVCTVNDLQQWKDFPKGLKVLLLEGDAASAAEIKPKLEAMDYNVSAFCDENEALSAISSRSESFHIAIVEVSINSGQGGFKFLENAKDLPTIMTSNDHCLSTMMKCIALGAVEFLHKPLSEDKLRNIWQHVVHKAFNASASVMSESLKPVKESVVSMLQLQTDNEQQESTYTDDDPDAGSDKYPAPSTPQLNQGSRLMDDGDCQEQTNCSIEKESGEHDGEGESKSVETTCGNLNSESNNTNEPMNTEKTLVKNLTEDSRDGNHDSSVYKHTNDKVLSSDDGNTKSSNKVDSCTLKAHRKKMKVDWTPELHKKFVKAVEQLGLDQAIPSRILDLMKVEGLTRHNVASHLQKYRMHKRQILPKEEGRKWLNQRDQMQRSYCLQQRPIMAFPPPNHSNHTLSPAPVYPMWRQSGGQAAAMPVWGPPGYPLWHPTESWHWKPLPGMHADAWGCPVLPPPQAPHPCFSYPLNVPGMHHTSAVDYKSIMPQSSLDLHLAEEVVDKVVKEAISKPWLPLPLGLKPPSTDSVLAELSRKGISTIPPCSKRS is encoded by the exons ATGGTTTGCACTGTCAATGATTTACAACAATGGAAGGATTTCCCAAAGGGACTCAAGGTTCTTCTCCTTGAAGGAGACGCCGCTTCCGCGGCCGAGATAAAACCAAAGCTTGAAGCCATGGACTATAATG TTTCTGCTTTCTGCGACGAGAATGAAGCCTTATCAGCGATCTCAAGTAGATCCGAAAGCTTCCACATTGCCATAGTGGAG GTGAGTATAAACAGCGGCCAAGGAGGTTTCAAATTTCTTGAGAATGCCAAGGATTTGCCAACCATTA TGACTTCAAACGATCATTGCCTGAGCACCATGATGAAATGCATAGCG CTCGGTGCAGTTGAGTTCCTTCACAAACCTCTCTCCGAGGACAAGCTTCGAAATATATGGCAGCATGTGGTTCACAAG GCATTCAATGCTAGTGCAAGTGTTATGTCCGAATCGCTAAAACCGGTCAAAGAATCTGTAGTATCCATGTTGCAGCTCCAAACAGACAATGAACAACAAGAAAGTACATATACTGATGATGATCCTGATGCTGGAAGCGATAAGTATCCGGCTCCATCGACCCCCCAATTGAATCAGGGATCGAGATTGATGGACGACGGCGATTGTCAAGAGCAGACTAATTGCTCAATAGAAAAGGAGAGTGGGGAACATGATGGAGAAGGAGAATCGAAATCCGTCGAAACTACATGTGGAAATTTGAATTCTGAAAGTAATAATACTAATGAACCAATGAACACTGAAAAGACTTTGGTCAAGAATTTAACGGAAGATTCTAGAGATGGGAACCATGATAGTTCTGTTTATAAGCATACAAATGATAAGGTTCTTAGCAGCGATGATGGTAATACAAAATCTTCAAATAAAGTGGATTCATGCACGTTGAAAGCTCATCGGAAGAAGATGAAA GTAGACTGGACACCGGAGCTGCACAAAAAATTTGTGAAAGCGGTGGAACAACTAGGCCTTGACCAAGCCATTCCATCTCGAATACTGGATCTAATGAAAGTGGAGGGATTGACAAGGCATAATGTTGCAAGTCATCTTCAG AAATATAGAATGCATAAGAGACAAATATTGCCCAAGGAAGAAGGTAGGAAATGGCTAAATCAAAGGGATCAAATGCAAAGGAGCTATTGTCTTCAACAACGACCAATAATGGCGTTTCCACCACCGAATCATTCCAATCACACCCTTTCGCCAGCTCCTGTATATCCCATGTGGAGGCAATCCGGTGGCCAAGCAGCAGCTATGCCGGTTTGGGGCCCTCCCGGTTATCCTCTGTGGCATCCTACGGAAAGTTGGCACTGGAAGCCGCTTCCCGGG ATGCATGCGGATGCATGGGGATGCCCGGTTCTGCCACCTCCTCAGGCTCCTCATCCTTGCTTTTCCTACCCTTTG AATGTTCCCGGCATGCACCATACTAGTGCTGTGGATTACAAGTCTATCATGCCACAGAGTTCCCTTGATCTTCATCTG